The Piliocolobus tephrosceles isolate RC106 chromosome 16, ASM277652v3, whole genome shotgun sequence DNA window gtagagatggggtttcaccatgctggccaggctggtctcgaactcctgacctcgtgatccacctgcctcggcctcccaaagtgccgggattacaggagtgagacaccaCATCAGACTTTTTCATCTAAAGTGAATTGTCCTTCAAGTCCAGGCTCGGAGCTTCCCACATACATTGCAAAGTCTCTGGAATCTTTGAGAAAATAtatacctttattttaaaaatagcttttggcattctctgaaaataaaagaagttgCAGCTACAGGTCACCACTGAACAATGTGAAAACACTGAAGGTATTTTGAAAGAAACTTTTGGCAAATACGACAGAATCTGAAAAGACTAGAACCGGGTTCCCAAAAATTCATGACACTGTTTAAAACAGCCTGACTGAGGTTAAAAGAGACTCATTGGAGTCTTTGCAAATTTAACACTATTTTTATTCCTATAATAAATATTTCCCCATGGAATCCATCTGTATCCCTTCCCCCCAATAGCACCTGTGCTCTTCTGTANNNNNNNNNNNNNNNNNNNNNNNNNNNNNNNNNNNNNNNNNNNNNNNNNNNNNNNNNNNNNNNNNNNNNNNNNNNNNNNNNNNNNNNNNNNNNNNNNNNNtctttttctttttttttttttttttttgagacggagtcttgctctgtcgcccaggctggagtgcagtggctggatctcagctcactgcaacctccgcctcctgggttcacgccattctcctgcctcagcctcccgagtagctgggaccacaggcgccggccacctcgcccggctaattttttgtatttttagtagagacggggtttcaccgtgttagccaggatggtctcgatctcctgacctcatgatccgcccgtctcggcctcccaaagtgctgggattacaggcttgagccaccgcgcccggctatttttttttttttcttttttttggagatggttgagatggagtctcgctctgtcaccccggctggagtgcagtggtgcgatcttggctcactgcaacctctgcctcccgggttcaagcagatATTCTGcctctctcaagtagctgggactataggcatgcgccaccacgcctggctaatttttgtatttttagtagagacggggtttcaccacattggccaggctgatctcgaactcctgacctcgtgatccacccgcctcggcctcccaaagtgctgggattacaggtgtgagccactgcacccggccacttcTGTAATCTTGAAATGAGCATAGAGAAGCCCACAAATGCTTTCAAAGCAGCCTTCGCTATGTCCCAAATATCCCCTGTAGGGGGGCCCAATTCCCCAGCGGTCCCCAGATGACCGCCACTGCAGGCATTTAGGAACTAGATAAAATGTAGACTGCTATTTCTTCCCCCACAGACAGCAAATTGCTGAGAGGGGTATAGGttgggggaggctgggggagCTCAACCGTGGGCACAGCTGGGTGCAGGCCACCACTTATTTGAGATAATTGCTGGAGGATTTTGTTGTTTTCCGTTGAAAGGCGTTGGTTGACTTACGGACCTCAATAAACAGCCAATAGCTATCCCCGAATGACTCAGGCTAGACCCAACCTGAGGCTCTTCACAGTGCCACGTGGGGGCCCCAGGCAAAGAGATCTGGGGAGCAGCTGATGGCACCTGGGCCTCAGCATTCCTCAGTTGAGATGGCGGCGTCCCTGACAAGCATAGCTGTTTTCCTCCCCACCCTTCCTCACCCAGCTCAGCCTGGCAATCCACCTAGGAAACTGGCCCAGCTGGTGTGGCCTCTGAATGAGTGGCTGGGTCATGAGGAGGAGGAccagctgggagggaggtgggagcccCCAGGGGTTCGTTTGCCCACATAGTTCTCAGCTGACTCAAGGCTCGCCTGTCAGGCTTCCCCTCCACTCCCTGCCACCCTTGAGAACCCTAGGACTCAAAGTTTGGATCCCTCCTTGGGCCTGGAGGGCTCAGGGAGACCCCTGGCTCCGTCCGTGGGGCACTCTGCTGGGGTGGCGTCTGTCAACAAACCCCTGTCTCTGTATCTGGCCTCAGCTCTCCGGGAAGAACAGTTTCTGTTCATTCTCCCAGAAATTCTGAGGCAGCCTCTGAGATCAGCTTCTCCTTCAGGGAAGCCCTTCTAAGCTGGCAGGTTGGGGACAGGGAGGGCTTGGGGATGGGGTACTGTAGTGGAGGTCGGGAGTGAGTGCTAGATTCTGGGAGCCCCTTCTGTCTGTTCCCGAGGGCAAGCCGCAAATCCTGGGTGGGAATTCTGGCCTGGAGGATCCTGCCATCGACCAGCCCAGTAGGACATCTGCCGGCAGGGCTTCCTCGTCCCTGGAGGGGCCCACCTGGCTTTGGGCAGGACACCTGGCAGGTAAGATCTGCCGCTTAGGGCTGGTGAGCCTGCAGGAGGGCAGTAACCACCCATCTTCCCAGCCTAGATGGAAGGGGAACGCATCTGCTGAGGATTCACGTGGGGAAACGCGCTGCACCCATGGAGTCAGCTCCAGCCTCCCTGCGGGGGTCGGGGAAGCCCAAGACCCTCTCTGTGCCCAGGACCTCCCCTCTGCCTGCCCGCGGGCCCTTCGGAGCTTGGTGGCACCAGGGCTGCCGTGGGGCCTCCCGTCCCACCCCAGGCCACGGCCAGCCTGGCGGTCTCCTTGCTGTGTGCCTCACGCCTGCTTCCTCACCAGCAGCACCCAGGGCAGGATGGCGGCCACCACGGCCACCACGGCGATGAGCGTGATGAGCAGCAGGGCCCGCGATCGGCAGCAGAAGGCACGGGCGGAGCGGGGCGCCGGGGAGGCCTCTGAGAGCTCTGCCAGGCTGCGGCGGGGCAGCACGCTGTCCTGCTCCCCCAGGGGCATCCCGTGGCGGCTGATGACGAAGATCTGCGACTCCCGGGGCAGGCTGGGCAGCAGGTCCAGGGGGAGCTGGGTGCTCTGGCCCGGGCTGCCCGGCGGCCTGGCTTGGCCCGGGGGTGGCCTCCAGGCGGAGGAGGAGGCAGCCAAGGGGTTTGTGTGACCCAGGCTGTCCAGTGGGGGCACGGAGGGCAGGGCCACAGGCACAGTCAGGGTCTGGGAGCTCTTGTCCAGCATGGAGGGCCAGCGGGAGCTCTTCTTGCTGAGGAACGTGACGTAGCGGCAGATGGGGCAGACCAGGGTCCTCTGGACCTGCCCATCTATGCGGGTGGACAGCAAGTACTTGACAAGGCAGTCATGGCAGAACACATGGCCACAGCTCAGCGTCCGACTGGCGCCCTCCAGGTCCCGGAACTTCTCGTAGCACACGGGGCACTCGCTGCCCGAGCTGTCCTTGCTCTCCCCTTCTGACATGGCCACTGGGAGATGGCACACTCAGCTGTGGGCGGGAAGGGTCGTGAATATTGAGgcatttccctctttccctctcccgtCCTGACTCCCACCTACACCTCTGCCTCCACTGCCTCTTGTCCCCTCTCCCTGTCTTccgcctctctcttcctcctactcttGGCTCTTCTGCTGCTCCTCCTCTGTGGCCCACCTGACTCAAACCTAGAGCCCAAGACCCTTAGGAGGAGAGGAGCAGATGCTTCTGGAAGCGAGAATCGGGAGACAGAGAACCAGAGAACCCAGTCACACTGGACCCCAGGAGGAGGTGTGTGGAGTTCCTGATGTCTCACCTCAATCACCATGTACACACATGGTGAGGTCACTGCCTCACCTCTTCCTGCTTCAGTGACGGAAGTGAAGAAAGGAAGTCCCTGTTACCAGGGGAAGCAGGTGGCTGAGAAGATGCATGCACAAACCTAGTCTAGTCTCCAATCTGGGCCTGCACCCAGAGTGGCCATTTTCCAGAAAAGCCTGTGTTAGTCTCAACCTCTGCCCTCACCTGGGGTTGGCGGGTCCACTGGATTTCCTCCAGCCATTGGATCGCATTCCTCTGTGCTAAGTGTGGCTATAAAGCAatgactgtttaaaaaaacaaagctcaGAACTTACACATTCAAATGCCTGCTGGCCTTCCACACAGTCACATCAGGAAGTTTTGGGTTCATTCCCTCACCTGCCACAGCTCAGTCATTCTCCAGATTCTTCTTATGGGGCTGCCTGAGGCAGTGAGAGAAGCATCTGATCAACCTTGATGGAGACAGAATTTTATCCTTTGAGAATATGTCTGATATTTTGGGAGTAGCCAGAAGTTACTGGGAGCCAAGTCTGATAGGAAAGTAAATGAGTGATCAAATGGCATGATATTATTTGAAATCAAAGCTACAGAGTCACTATAAAGTAAcaagatgatttcttttttttttgaaagggagttttgctctgtcacccaggctggagtgtagtggcgcgacctcagctcactgcaacctctacttcctgggttcaagagattctcttgtctcagcttcccgaataactggcattacaggcgcgtgccaccacccctggctaatttttgtatttttagtagagacagggtttcaccatgttggccaggctggtcttgaactcctgacctccagtgatccgcctgcctcagcctcccaaagtgctgggattacagacgtgagccaccgcgcccggccacaagatGGGTTTAAAACAGAATCTGAGAGCAGATTTGTTTGATTAAGTAAATGGCTTCCCAAGTCGATGGCTTTGAAGGGAAACATCCACTGGGGTGTGTGGTGAGGTCCAAATGTCCTCATTGAAAAGTTCTCAGTGTCACAACTGAGTCGCCTAAACTTATCTAGAACGGTTTCTTTAAAAGGAACCATGATTCCTTGTTATTGCTACTTTCTTCCATCCATGACAGAGACAAAAGACCCCTGGGTACACTGATAAAATAGAGCTGCATGGCAGCCCCCAGACCTGAGAGATGACATAATGAgaacaaaatcaatgtatatgaAGGACAACTGTGAAGATCACAAATCTTTCAGAATCTCTCCCTCTCTTGGCTTGGCTTCAAATCCATTTTGCCGAGTTGAAAATGTCCCATAGTCTaagaaacagcaaaaatattTGGAGGTGGGATAAGGAATCTGGCATCCTGGAGGCAGCCCCCAAACCTCTTTGGGAGTTTCCAGGTTTGGTCTTTGAAGTGGTCAGTGTGGCCCCCAGGATGGGGCTGGGGGTTCAAATCTTCGATCTACCCATTACTGTCTGTATAAGCTTAGCcaagttgtttaacctctctgagtctcagttgccTGTCCATAAGATGAACTTGATAATAATGGTACCATCTTCCTTGGAGAGTTGTTGGGGGAATTAAGTGAGCTAATGTGAGTCAAGAGTCTGGCtcagagtaagtgctcagtaaatggcagTTGTCATTATTAAGACAGGCCACGTCCTGTCACCTCTTCTCCCAAAGGGGACTTGGAGACCCCTGTTACAGCTCTTGAGGCAGCCACAGCGTttaccttcctttccttccctgtcATCCCCAGATGTTCCTTAGTATGTGGATGATTAAAAAAATCGCACCCCCTTGACAGAGGGCAGCTCATCTCAAATTAGAATAACTGAACAAGATGACAATGGATAAGATAAGTGATGGGCGATCGATAAGAGTTTAAATGGTTATTCCAATGTTTCTTAGTAGTTTTTTAATAACACATTTGCAAATGTTTATACCAAACAGCCATTATAATCAGGATGGCCATGATTTTCTTAAGTCAATCAACTATTAATATGTTTCATTGCATTTCATAACTCCCCAAAGTGTATGATGGCAAGAGttccatccttctatccatccatccatccgtctaattattcaacacatatttattgaccacCTGCTATATGCTAGGTACTGAGCTTACATATTAGGGGTAAGTAGTGGTCAAGGAAGTTCTTATAAAACTTTAGAGCCCAGTGgacatttataaattttctcaaaaaatctatttttttgaaAGGAGGATTGATGATCAATGGTTTAAGTTATTTGGATAACTGAGAAGTAGAGATCAAGGCTAACAAGAGAAGACAAGCAAATAAGGAATCCTAGAGGGAATAAAGGACTTTAGAGATCACTTAGTTGAAGTTCCTAGTTTCAGAGGTGAGCAGATCCATGTCTAGAGAGagggaagtgacttgcctgaggtcaccgGTGAAGGTGACGGAGGGGGAGTtaacagagacagagaagatTCCGTAAATGGTAGAACATTGTGAGAATCAGCTGATAGATTGGGTGAGTAGGTATTAGCCAAGTTAGGAAGCACCATCCTCCTTGAGACgagcagggaaggaggaggagagccTGTACTTTTCATCCGAGTTAGCGGAAAAGTAAAAAGGACCTGGGGAGTACAGAAGACATCCCAGCCCCAGTGATGGCCTCTCTGGGCAATCCTTCTCCCTTCCAACAATGGCTTCTCTGGGCAATCCTTCCCCCTTCCAAACATGGCCTCTCTGGGCAATCCTTCCCNNNNNNNNNNATGGCCTCTCTGGGCAATCCTTCCCTCTTCCAACGATGGCCTCTCTGGGCAATCCTTCCCCCTTCCAACGATGGCCTCTCTGGGCCATTCTTCCCCCTTCCAACGATGGCCTCTCTGGGCAATCCTTCCCTCTTCCCGTGCTTCCAGAGAGCCACGCCATTCACACCTGGACAATGCTACCTCCTTCCCCACCTTCTTGCTTCCCTTTCTCAGTCTTTCCCTGACCCCTCCCTCTTtgcctctctccctttctgaATCCCATTTCATTCTCCATCCTTGAGTTCCTCTTAAGGCCTGATTCTGTTTGGGTGCTGGGGTGAGGGAGAGGACAACAGAAGGAATGCAAGGAACATACTCTAGTTTGAGCACAAACAAGTTCGAGAACGATGCAGTAAGTGCCCAAAGCATCCCTATTGGTGCCTTAGGAAAATGAGGGGAGAGGAGGGCTGGAAGGTCTTCCTAGGTGAAGTGGGACCAGTATTGagctaataataaataattacaggccgggcacggtggctcaagcctgtaatcccagcactttgggaggccgagacgggcggatcacgaggtcaggagatcgagaccatcctggctaacacggtgaaaccccgtctctactaaaaaatacaaaaaactagccaggcgaggtggcggcgcctgtagtcccagctactcgggaggctgaggcaggagaatggcgtgaacctgggaggcggagcttgcagtgagctgaggtccagccactgcactccagcccgggtgacagagcgagactccgtctcaaaaaaaaaaaaaaaaaataaataaataaataattacaacagCGACCATTTATTGAATCCTAATTATGCGCTTGGCATTTTGCATCCCTTCCTCATCTGATCCTGACAACAACGCTGGGAGGTAGGGAGTGTCTCCATTTCATAGataagggaactgaggctcagagctgAAGACTTTGTCTTCAGGCTTTGGTCAAAGGAATAGAAGAAATAGCACTGATAAAGAAGTGACTACCCAAACTTCCTTCCTCAGAGTGACCCTAAACAAGGATGCCCCTTTGGCCACCTGGAAGGCAGGGGGAAGGCAATGGCTGGCCCAAGGGAGCTGACCCCGTGAAGCCCCAGTACTGAGACTCCCCCATAGCAGTAGCCCATTTCCAGGACAGGGTGACAGGGGCAGGTGTCCCCACCCCAGAGAAAAcagcccccatccccacctcAGCACAGAGCCTGTGGGACAGAATGACACTTCCAGGCACCTGGGATTCCCTCCTGGAGCCCCAGTGCAAGGTCCTGTAGCTTTAGCTGTGACTACTTCCTCACCCACAGctatctcttctctctctctctttcaatttttctctccctcattcTCCTGCATCTTTCCAATGTTGACAACCTTCCAACATTGCCAagctccttccccacccccagccaggcCCCTAGACTTACTTTGGCTGGGACCAGAGAGAGCAGCATCCACCTTCCCTCCTGGGGCCTCCAGCAGATCTGAGCCACCCTGAGGTGCTGGGCAGCAGCACGATCTCTTGTTGCTGTCCGTGTGACCGCCGCCGCCGAGGGATTCCTAATGACAGAGCAGGTCGGGAGGACAGCGCGAGGAAGTGAATGTCGCCCAACccgtttgaggccaggaggctTTGGCGTTGCCCAGGGGGTTGGCAGCTGCTGGAGTCAGGTGATCTTGCTGAGGATGCCAGGAGAGGAACCCCTAGCCTGAGGAGGAGCCCAGGGGTGGGTGCTCAGGAGAGTCAGAGGGTCTCACAGGAGAGGTAGTGACCCAGGACCCCTTTGACTGAGGCTTGCCGGGCATGGGTCTCCCTATCAATAGGAAAGTCACACACACCGTCCTTCCCACCCTCCTGGACCCATTTCAGTGATCCCCATCTTCCCtccacacccccatccccacaCCATGCACAGGGTGAAGGGGTCAGTAGTGGATCAGCCTCGGGAAGTCCCTGACACTCAGAGTCACATATCTGTGGGATCTGCCTGTGTGCATTTGTCACTCATAGAACACCCAAAGGGGCTTAGAGCTCCAAAGACCCAGAGCCGCTGACATAAAGAACGAGGCGGAGTAAGACCAGTGAAGCAGGAATGCACACAGATATAGAAGGAAGTCCCCGACATCACGATAAACGGAAGCAAGTTTCAGAACAGCCTGTGTAATACAATTCTATTTATGAAGATAATAATACATGATCATACTCACAGAGGAAAATGTGGAAGAAGACACATCAAACTGTTCATAGCAGTTATCTCTGGAGAGACTTTctaagttttatatttctgtgatgtTTGCGTTTTCACCCTgaaagtttgtttcttttgtgattagaaaaaaaaaaaatcatccgctgggtgcggtggctcatgcctgtaatcccagcactttgggaggctgaagtgggcagattgcttgaggccagaagttcaagaccagccttgccaacatggtgaaaccctgtcgctaataaaagtataaaaattagctgggcatggtggtgcaagcctgtagtctcagctacttgggaggctgaggcacaagaattacttgaatccaggtggtggaggttgcagtgagccaagattgcaccactgcactctagcctgggcgacagagtgagactctgtctcaaagaaaaagaaaaaagtcatcaaGAATAATGGGGAATGAAGTTTGGGGAACTGGAAATCATTTTGGAGGATTCCCTCCCAGTCCTCTCAAGGAGGTTACCAAGAAACCAGTTGTCTTCTGAAAAAAGTAAGTTACTGGGTCCATGGCACAGCCCAGCATGTGTGTGACCCTATAGGATGACACAGGATGACCCCTCTTCTGTCCAATCAATCATGGCCCTGGCTCAATGGACACCTTGAAGCTGGTGGGGAGGACAGTCAGGGCAGTGCACTCGGCCACTTCACCGTGGACAGAGATCGGTGAGTGCAAGCCGTCGTTATGGTCTCTCTTGTTCGTTCCCAGGAGTATTAGATGGTCCTAGATTAGCAAATGAAAATGCAGTATGCCCAGGTAAATTAGAATTTCAGACAAGCAACAAATGCTTTTTATGGTAAATATGTCCAGTACAATACAGTACaatatctgggttttttttttttttttttttttgagacagagtctcaatctgttgcccaggttggagtgcagtggccgcaatctcggctcactgcaacctccacctcctgggttcaagtgattctccttcctcagcctctcaagtagctgggattacaggtgtgcaccaccacaccccgctaattttttgtatttttaagtagagacggggttgcgcCATGTTGGCAagtttggttttgaactcctgaccttaagtgatctacccgccttgggctcctgaagtgctggaattacaggcgtgagccaccacgcccagccctctgGCACATATTTATACCAAAGAGTATTCCTTTTCTATCTGAGACTCAAATTTAAGTGGGCATTCTGTATTTTCATCCAGCAAGTCTAATCCCAGAGGGCTCTCCAAATTTCTCTCCTTCCACTGGCAACTCCAAGAGGCACATTGCAAAGTTCTAAGTCCCTTCAACAAAGTGGCTCATGACTCTGCCTAGGGCTTTCTGGGGATTCCTGAAAAGGCACCCCAAATACCTCAGTATCACCCCCTTTGTGTTccccagagaggagacagagccAGTCTCAGCCATCCTTAGATTTTTGGGATGTGATTTATGGGGTGATACAAAGTTCCTAAGGTACCAATATCTTTTCCACTGGCCCTGTCATGAAGTTTGACTATGAAGATTacctttaatatgtaaatatttagtaTCACTGtctgttttggttttgtgttctaAAAAAAGAATTccggcctggcgcagtggctcatgcctgtaatcccaggactttgggaggctgaggagagcggataatgaggtcaggagatcaagaccatcctggctaacacggtgaaaccccatctctactaaaaatacaaaaaattagcccggcatggtggcgggcacctgtagtcccaactactcgggaggctgaggcaggataatcgcttgaactcgggaggcagaggttgcagtgagctgagatgccaccactgcactccagcctgggtgatagagtgaaactctgtctcaaaaaaaaaaaaaaaagaaagaaagaaagaaagaaagaaaaacaattccacttaaaaaattgcatatacttatatatgttgGCACGGACATACACATTTACCTGAGGAGGTAAATGCATCAGCCAGAGACACTTtaacttgaatttatttttcagattggctCTAGCCATCTAGCAAGTTTCTGGGAAAGTAGACTGTTGGATTTTGGCAGGAAGAAGGAATTAGTTTTCAGGAAAGGTTAAGAGCACAGGTATACTAGCCAGGAGGAACTACACTATAGGACTTGATGGTAGGGAGCTCTGGGAAACTAAAGACCAGCACATGAGTATTCATGAGTGCtctatgtgtgtttatgtgtgttggTGACTAAAGAGAAAATGCCGTGTACCTTTGGTAGGTTACTTAGTCCTTCCGTGCCTCTGTTGCTTCATTGGtagaaaatggggataatagtactTCCTCTATAGGGTTCTTGTGAcagtaaaatgaatgaatgcaagtAATGTGCCTGCAACAACACCTGCTATGCAGGAGGGCCTCTGTCAGtgtttatctatttatatatctgtctatctatcaatTGATCAATTCATCTGTCTACCTGGTCTCTCCATTGATCCATCTATCTCAattgatctatgtatctatcgATCTATCTAATCTCTTTCTAtcctctccatccatccatcaatcaaCCTATCCATTGATCCAGCCATCCATCTATCtgttcatctatccatctatctatctaatgtCTATCTATCTCTCCATTGATCCATCCATCTATGTAATCTCTCCATCAGTCAATCATCTATCTTTCAATTGATCTATCTCTTCATTGATCGATCTATCTACCTAATCTCTCCACTGATCCATCTctgtgtatctatgtatctatctatctatctctccaTTGATCTATCTCTCTATCAGTCTATCAGTtaatccttccatccatccattcatccatccatccttccatccattcatccattctgtCTCCAATCTCTCCacagatctatctatctatctatctatctatctatctatctatctatctatctatctatcNNNNNNNNNNatctatctatctatctatctatctatctatctatctatctatctatccaatCTCTTCATCTgtctaatatatatacatatttcttcatttatctctCTCTATCAATTATCATGGAAATCATCCTTATTACCATTATGGCAAGAAGAGAAGGCTAAAGGTGGGTAAGGAGATGCAAACACTTTCTGACTCAAGGGGCCTGGCTAATCTTGTCCTGATTTAGTGAATAAAGTGTCTGTTGCAAACACTGCCACGT harbors:
- the RNF222 gene encoding RING finger protein 222, translated to MSEGESKDSSGSECPVCYEKFRDLEGASRTLSCGHVFCHDCLVKYLLSTRIDGQVQRTLVCPICRYVTFLSKKSSRWPSMLDKSSQTLTVPVALPSVPPLDSLGHTNPLAASSSAWRPPPGQARPPGSPGQSTQLPLDLLPSLPRESQIFVISRHGMPLGEQDSVLPRRSLAELSEASPAPRSARAFCCRSRALLLITLIAVVAVVAAILPWVLLVRKQA